A genome region from Gouania willdenowi chromosome 9, fGouWil2.1, whole genome shotgun sequence includes the following:
- the LOC114469151 gene encoding heat shock 70 kDa protein 12A-like → MADSFIIAIDFGTSYSGYAFSMTPRDKDINPHLQTWGDEVALETPKTPTCILFDEQERFLSFGYEAKVAYVRMRGEEAQNKFFFECFKMALYHKKLNSNLTIKAANGKTMKALKVFTEALRYLKDHALRTINRTSGREFIASDFNWVLTVPAIWDPAAKQFMRKAATQAGIVTQGNETKLLIALEPEAASVWCKKLPAEGFIAENQGEETLEHSVGTQYIVVDCGGGTVDITVHEVLDGGTVKELHKACGTDMGGQTVDRKFKELLQEIFCDDVWNEYERQYPGEVQKIMYDFTLFKKKDQDIEISCPFNLGKLAQEVKDVEKFFERVDGASWSDGSIQITKDKLRSFFTESLASISDSVKEILRTGLNIDYILLVGGYAESEILHRHVIDQFGGQCKVRCPLRAQEAIVKGAVMFGRNPELVASRKSAYTYGLAVRNRFDESKHRVDKKYTNNDGVWCDDIFWKLVALDEDVGWDETRDHTLRSTQSDSKDMKFSFYSTEKLNPQYVDEDGLDKIGSFVVDMPDTTQGLKRQVKLNIRFGFTEMTATATDMDSGCKQSIELDFMRKV, encoded by the exons ATGGCGGACTCGTTCATCATAGCCATTGACTTTGGCACTTCCTACAGTGGGTATGCCTTCAGCATGACCCCCAGAGACAAAGACATAAACCCCCACTTACAGACCTGGGGGGATGAAGTGGCCCTGGAGACCCCAAAGACCCCCACGTGCATCCTGTTTGATGAGCAGGAACGGTTCCTAAGCTTTGGTTACGAGGCCAAAGTGGCTTACGTGAGAATGCGTGGAGAGGAAGCTCAGAACAAGTTCTTCTTCGAGTGTTTCAAGATGGCTCTGTACCACAAA AAACTCAACAGTAATCTGACAATCAAAGCTGCCAATGGAAAGACAATGAAGGCCCTAAAGGTGTTCACGGAGGCCCTGAGATACCTGAAGGACCACGCATTGAGAACCATCAACAGAACGTCTGGGAGGGAATTCATCGCCTCGGACTTTAACTGGGTTCTGACGGTTCCTGCCATCTGGGATCCTGCAGCCAAGCAGTTTATGAGAAAAGCTGCTACGCAG GCTGGCATCGTCACCCAAGGAAATGAGACCAAACTATTGATCGCTCTGGAACCTGAAGCTGCCTCGGTCTGGTGTAAGAAACTTCCAGCTGAAGGTTTCATCGCAGAAAACCAGGGAGAAGAAACTCTGGAACATTCTGTGGGAACTCAGTACATCGTGGTGGACTGTGGAG GTGGAACTGTTGACATCACGGTACACGAGGTGTTGGATGGGGGAACAGTTAAAGAGCTGCACAAGGCCTGTGGGACGGACATGGGGGGACAAACCGTGGACCGAAAATTCAAAGAACTCCTTCAGGAAATATTTTGCGACGACGTGTGGAACGAATACGAGCGACAATACCCGGGAGAGGTGCAGAAAATAATGTACGACTTCACGCTCTTCAAGAAGAAAGACCAGGATATAGAAATCAGCTGTCCATTCAATCTGGGAAAACTGGCCCAGGAGGTGAAGGACGTGGAGAAGTTCTTTGAGAGGGTGGACGGAGCGTCCTGGAGCGACGGATCCATCCAGATCACCAAAGACAAACTCAGGTCCTTCTTCACAGAAAGTCTAGCGAGCATCAGCGATAGCGTGAAGGAGATCCTCAGAACGGGTCTGAACATCGACTACATCCTGCTGGTGGGCGGCTACGCTGAGAGCGAGATCCTGCATCGGCACGTGATCGATCAGTTTGGCGGTCAGTGTAAAGTCCGCTGTCCACTCAGAGCTCAGGAGGCCATCGTGAAGGGCGCCGTGATGTTTGGTAGAAACCCTGAGTTAGTGGCGTCACGTAAAAGCGCGTACACCTACGGTCTGGCTGTGAGGAACCGTTTCGATGAGTCCAAACACAGGGTGGATAAGAAGTACACCAACAACGACGGGGTTTGGTGCGATGACATCTTCTGGAAGCTCGTGGCTCTGGACGAGGACGTGGGTTGGGACGAAACCAGGGACCACACTCTACGATCCACGCAATCCGACTCAAAAGATATGAAGTTTTCCTTCTACTCCACAGAGAAGCTAAACCCGCAGTACGTAGACGAGGACGGGCTGGATAAAATCGGCTCCTTCGTCGTCGACATGCCCGACACGACGCAGGGCCTGAAACGTCAGGTCAAGCTAAACATCAGGTTTGGCTTCACGGAAATGACCGCCACAGCTACTGATATGGACTCTGGTTGTA